The nucleotide sequence AGCATTCTCCCCCTTAAATTACCTATCGAAAACGCGGCTTTTCTTGGTGCTTTCGGTTTCAAAAACAAGTTCACATGAACCATTAGTCCCGACAGAGCCGCAATCGTTTAAAAATCGTCTTTGCCCGCGGAAATACAGAGACGTATTGACCGCCGATAGGTCTTTGGTGATGGCAATGCAAAGATCGGGCCATAAATCTAAAATTGAACATGGAAATTGCTTCGAAGCTTAACACATCAAGATTGTTGAGCCGAGGAGCGCTTAGTTAAGATGTGACGCCGCGCGGAAAACCGCTAACAAATATCGAGGAAGCCGAGAGGATCGATTTGTTCCAGGTTGACTAGTTCAGCGATCCGAAGAACTCAGCCTATAATTCTTTCGATATCTTTCCTTTGTCATTCCCGCCGGAGAAACCCTTGGATTTCAAATCCGATTCACGAAACATTTTGCCCGAACCCTGGCGAACATCGTTGTCAGCTGAAATCCCTGAGGACGAAACGTTGATCGGGTGGTTTGAAACAGATCTCGACAATCAATTGCATTATGCCTCGGGTTTGGTGGTGGTAACGAACCGTCGGATTTTGGCCCTTGCACCCACGAGCCCAGTTCTACCCACGACACACCCTACTCCAAAATTGAATGGCCACCCCGGCATGTGGCAAAACTGGCCACTGACGTCAGATTTGAAATTGCACGTTGTGGAGCAGGCCGCTATTGGCATGTTGGAGCTTTGTAATTCGACAGGCCGTTTGGCACATTGGCGATATACAGCTGCCCGCAGCGCTTTTGCCCGCCGGCTGGAAGCCCAATGGGCGGTATTGCAGTCACGCCTGGAGAACTCGTCCGTTGGCACATCGGTTTTGCCTACCGTTTGCCCAAGTTGTGGCGCCATCATTACCACTATTGATGGCATCTGCACTGCCTGCGCTCCAGCAGCTCCTCCTCCACCGGTTTCCTCGTTGTTCCGTTTGCTTACCTTTGCTAAGCCGCGCGCCGCAATGGCTGTGCTCGGTTTGTTGCTAACCATCGTCGGCAATTTTGTCGGGCTCATGCCTGCTTATCTTACTGGTCCACTGATCGACAACGTTTTGAGCCCCTGGCACGATGGTCGGCAAATCGTCGGCCATTCGGCACAATTTTATTTGGTTCTGATGTTTGTCGCGGCCTTTGTGGCGTGGGGACTTAATTGGGGGCGCCTGTTTGTTACTTCCTGGGTTAGCGAGCGCATTGCTGCCGACATGCGAAGCCGCACCTATGAGCACTTGCAAAGCCTATCTTTAGAATTCTTCGGTAAGAAGCGCACTGGCGATTTGATGTCCCGGATCGATACCGATAGCGACCGCATTTGTGTGTTTCTGTCTGTCAGTCTGGTCGATTTCGTCAACGACATGGTAATGATTGCTATCACCTCTGTCCTGCTACTGTACAAAGATGCCCGTTTGGCCATTTGCACGCTGGTTCCTTTTCCGATCATTTTATGGCTCGTGTATGTGGTAAAGTTGAAACTGCGCCATGGCTTCAGCCAATCGGCAGTGGCGATGGGGCAGCTATCCAGTGTGCTGGCCGATACCATTCCCGGCATCCGCGTGGTCAAGGCGTTTGCCCAGGAACGGCGCGAAATTGAACGTTTCGAACGCGCCAATCAGCATCTGCTCACAGTGAACAGCCGACTGAATGTCATTTGGTCGTTCTTCGGCCCGGTCGTTTCGTTGCTCACCGATATTGGCATAGCCGGTGTGTGGTGCTTCGGTGTGTGGTTGATTTTTCGCACGGCTCCTGGCGAAACTTCAACGCTGGCAGTCGGCACGCTCGTCGTGTTCGCCACGTTGATGAGCAAGTTCTACGGTCGCATGGAAACGATGATTCGCATCGTCTACAGTACTCAGCGCGCCGCTGCCAGCGCTCACCGTATTTTTGAAATTCTCGATCGTGTTTCCAGCGTTCCCGAACCGGTCAAGCCGGTTCATCCCAATCGATTGGAGGGCCGCATTGAATTACGCGACGTCCGCTTTAAGTATGGCACGCGCGAAGTGTTGCATGGCCTCAATCTACAAATTGAACCAGGCGAAATGATCGGGCTTGTTGGCCCGACGGGGGCAGGAAAAAGCACGCTGATCAATTTAATCTGCCGCTTTTTCGACGTCGCCGAAGGAGCTGTTTTGGTCGATGGCGTGGATATCCGTTCTTATCCTGTCAGCGAATATCGCAAGCACATTGGCATTGTGCTGCAAGATCCATTTCTGTTCTACGGTACCATTGCTGAAAACATCGCGTATGGCAAGCCTGGTGCCAGCCAGGCCGAAATTATTGCCGCCGCGCGCGCTGCTCGGGCTCATGAATTCATTTTACAACTACCTGACGGATACGATTCGCTCGTTGGCGAACGCGGCCAATCCCTTTCCGGCGGCGAGCGGCAGCGAATTTCCATCGCTCGGGCGTTGCTCATTGATCCGCGTATTCTGATCCTCGACGAGGCCACTTCGGCGGTCGATACCGAAACCGAACGGGAAATTCAAATTGCACTAGACAATCTGATTCGCGGACGCACCACGTTAGCCATAGCTCACCGGCTTAGTACGCTGCGGAAGGCGAACCGGCTGATCGTGATAGAACGTGGTCGGATTTCGGAAATTGGTAAACATACAGAATTGTTAAAAGAAGATGGCACATACGCCCGGTTACATAAGGCACAAATGGAATTAATGCAAGGCATTGGAGTCTGATAAATTAATCCGTCGTAAACACCTTCAGGGCAAACAACTGATAATGAACAATCGTTTCACCACGACCGATTTCGAACTAACGCACGATGCGTTTGGCCGCGCCGTGCTTAACACAACCGATGGCGCGCGGCATGTAGGTGTGCATCCGGTTCGCGGCTTTCCAATTTCTGATCCGCAGCGCGGCATTGGGTTGTGCACGTCGGAAGGAACCGAATTGGTCTGGCTGGACGATTTGGCCCAGTTGCCTGCGGACGTTCGCAGCGCGGTTGAAGCAGAGTTGGCCCAGCGTGAATTCCTCCCCAAAATCGAGCGAATTTTTTGGGTTTCCATGGAAACCGATCCAAGCGAATGGGATGTGCAAACCGATCGTGGCCGCACTAAGTTTCTGCTCAAAGGAGCCGATG is from Pirellulales bacterium and encodes:
- a CDS encoding DUF1854 domain-containing protein translates to MNNRFTTTDFELTHDAFGRAVLNTTDGARHVGVHPVRGFPISDPQRGIGLCTSEGTELVWLDDLAQLPADVRSAVEAELAQREFLPKIERIFWVSMETDPSEWDVQTDRGRTKFLLKGADDVRRLDRQRALITDAHGIRYLICDPASLDRYSRRIVERYL
- a CDS encoding ABC transporter transmembrane domain-containing protein gives rise to the protein MSAEIPEDETLIGWFETDLDNQLHYASGLVVVTNRRILALAPTSPVLPTTHPTPKLNGHPGMWQNWPLTSDLKLHVVEQAAIGMLELCNSTGRLAHWRYTAARSAFARRLEAQWAVLQSRLENSSVGTSVLPTVCPSCGAIITTIDGICTACAPAAPPPPVSSLFRLLTFAKPRAAMAVLGLLLTIVGNFVGLMPAYLTGPLIDNVLSPWHDGRQIVGHSAQFYLVLMFVAAFVAWGLNWGRLFVTSWVSERIAADMRSRTYEHLQSLSLEFFGKKRTGDLMSRIDTDSDRICVFLSVSLVDFVNDMVMIAITSVLLLYKDARLAICTLVPFPIILWLVYVVKLKLRHGFSQSAVAMGQLSSVLADTIPGIRVVKAFAQERREIERFERANQHLLTVNSRLNVIWSFFGPVVSLLTDIGIAGVWCFGVWLIFRTAPGETSTLAVGTLVVFATLMSKFYGRMETMIRIVYSTQRAAASAHRIFEILDRVSSVPEPVKPVHPNRLEGRIELRDVRFKYGTREVLHGLNLQIEPGEMIGLVGPTGAGKSTLINLICRFFDVAEGAVLVDGVDIRSYPVSEYRKHIGIVLQDPFLFYGTIAENIAYGKPGASQAEIIAAARAARAHEFILQLPDGYDSLVGERGQSLSGGERQRISIARALLIDPRILILDEATSAVDTETEREIQIALDNLIRGRTTLAIAHRLSTLRKANRLIVIERGRISEIGKHTELLKEDGTYARLHKAQMELMQGIGV